The Rhodamnia argentea isolate NSW1041297 chromosome 7, ASM2092103v1, whole genome shotgun sequence genome contains the following window.
TagactatattgataaattgtcaaaatatttagtactaaattgattATATTAAATAAGATTGAGTTGGCATAAATGCCGGCTCTGTTTTGCTAGCATGGACGAAGTGTTACTCCCGATGTCGTAATTTTGAATCATGCGATGAGCGGGCCCTAAAGGGgttgtttattttgttcaaaCAATTCAATCAGCGAAAATTTTCGTCATTAgtgaaaatgaaatatattcTTACTCgatttcatttttataagcgatagaAACGATAATTTTAtaagacattatttcaaatcatTACTATTTCGAGAAAGAAAATCAGTATGATTAACTTTCTGGAGACCTTCGACAGATCGGCAATGACCAATGAGATATATTTCATTCCCCAAAGCACGCGGGATAAGCCACGAAGTAGCAAAAGGGTTCATTGTCATCAAGGACAGTTGCTAGACGGGTGAATAGAGCGCTAACAAAGCTGTGAACATGGACAACAGGATGAATCCAGACGGTGAAACTCCAATTTTCTAACACTGCGAACATCGTCATCGTGCGGAAACCGACAGCAACGGCCAACGGGCGAAATGCCAACATTTCACGATACTTTACTATCTTCGCGGTCACGAGCAAATCGCTCTCCACAACTGAGAGAACTCCAATCCTAGTGTGTAATTGGAGCACGCATCACATACATAACCAAGTGAAAAAACTGAATCTCAAGCATTTCCTCGAGAAGTAGCCAGCAAGGGTTGCCTAACCCAGACGCGGCCGGCGAGGTTCTGGCTCCTAGCGTCCAACCAAGGTTGCTGGGGTAGCCAAGCTCACGTCGATCgcagcaaagaaaagaaaaaaatgggggaaaaaataaaaatttaaaattaaaattgtcttTAGACAAAAATGCCTTGGACTGATTAGAGTATTTAGCCGGCCAACGAAagaagcccttatttgaaattgtcataATCActtcagacctttatttgatATGGCCACTTAAggtattatttgaaataaagttcactttaggcttttatttaagaaaataaaaacatttcaagttcttattttcctttaaaCTTTAATTCTTTTAGGAGTAGTTAATTTTTATCCCCAGTGATGAATTGCCTCGCTTTTCTTATCATAATAATCTTCATCGAATATTTTAACTCCATTGACAATGCCTATTCACCATTTTCTAacccttttttttggtcgagagaAAGATGTCACTTATATCATAATAATAGTTTAAGAGTTACATCTTTCAAGTCTAGCAAATTCCAAACAACTCTTGAACAAAACAGAAGCtggaaaacagaaaacaaaacacaATCTGCCGTTAGAAATACACTCTCATCCCTCAAGGACAAATCTATCGTAAAACGTCGGCGGCCTATCACTAGATTCAGTGATAAGCACGTGCTAAGATCTCCCATTCTTTTCGCAACTACTTGCGGGTGTGAGTCTAGGTTCGACGTCCTCATCATCATTGTCGTGCAGAGAcaccaacatcaatatgttgaaagaaCACATAAATAATACCTATAGGGACCTCCCAGAACAATATTTATATTTAGCGTAGGAGAGTAAAATCCCCAAAACttgacctaaatctaaatcgggAGAAATGAGCGGCCCTAATTTTAGAAAAGTTATGGAGCCACGTCACAAATATCCTCCTCAGCATCCGTCGCTAGACGGATGGCCTAACTAATCTCCACGCTCACTCAAAATCAACTGGAGAAATTTATTCacgcaaataaaatgaaaacttcaaagagggaagaggaaagcaagaaagtaAAGTGGGAAGGGAGGTCCCTCAAAGGGAGAGTAGCGGTTATTTTTCCAAGTGGAGGGGCAAAGGAAGGAAACcctagcagagagagagagagaagtcgggaaaaaataaaaaataaaaaaatataatgcaAATGTATCAAAGTTAAAGAGATATAATCTATACTTTTAACGGATCTATTGTGAATTTAAAGATGATTTTGAGCGATTATCCCAAACAAATATTTAAGTTGATTCTTGTCGCTAAAGAggcgtcattttctaaaaaagcctTCTCAAGTTGTGCGACTTTAACGTTTTTCTGTTATGTGAAGtatgtttttttgaaaaagtatgttttttttttttggaaccatTCTGTGAAGTATGTTACaatctcaaaaaaattgaatatcttGTGAAAAGAATTTCCGAGGTAGTCATCTCGATATATCTGAATCCCGAAAAAGTAGTTAGACAATCTCCGTAAAGAATGCTGCAGATGTTTAAAAATTCAAAGCGATTTCATTATGTGCAACATCATTCGCAGTTCATAAACTTGCAATGTCAGAAAACATGACAATTAGTCAAAACTTTATAACAACAACGGTAACCATGATCATAATGAGATGGATACACTTGACTTGAGAACGAGACAAATTGCAATAACCTAATTAGGGAGGTATgtccaaaaaagagagagaacaaaaggatgaaaagaattttttttttttccaacttccTAGGGGCAGAGTAGTGAGACACTCTAAATAGGTGCAAGTGGGATTGGATAACCCAATCTActtcgtgctttttttttttgtctccctATCCTTTAATTCACTTTTATTcctaaattttgttttgtttttcctttcttttaaatACAGATACATTTGATCTGATAAAATGTTTGTATGTTTATGAGCCATGATAAATATGTACATGTATGTGTACATGTGTTCCTAGTGGGCCGAGTACCAAAGGTGGTGATCCTGTTAGCTCTTGGATccataataatataaaaatgtaGATCTATATGTTTACGATAATTAATCCATCTCAAATAGGTAATTCTAATTAATGAAGGAGATTACCAATTTTATGAACTTGGCAAGACAGTGATAATCAAAAACTTTCTGTGCTGCAAAGAACTAACGTATCAAAAGAGTGACGGCAATCAACTAGTTCCAAAAGAACAATTCCATGAGTTTACTGCCTTAAAACTACCAGCCTAGTACGAGGAGGAAACGGCGGTAGAAATCGTCCGATCATGGACTCAGAATCGTATTTGTCATGTCAGTTTGCCAGAAGTGCCTAGGACGGTGACTTCAGCCTCGACGACGCATTCATCATTGACTAGGAAATCTCGAACGCGTTCTAGCAGCATAAAACAAGACCACCCCCATGAAGAGCTTGAACGACCGAACCATCGTGAACCTGCAAAGTGAACTGTTAGCCACATTTATTAATGCAAACTAAATTTATGATTCCTAATTTGTCAATGATAATACCTTTCGGGCCCTCATGGACAGCACCATCTTGGCCTCTCAACCGAAAGCTGTACCTTGCGCTAACTTGAGGAGCTAGTTTCTTTGAATCCACCAAAACAAGAAATATCGAAAGGCTTTTGTTCCTTTCTCTCCAGTCACCCCTTGGATAGAGACGCACCTTCCTGCATAGATGAATAGTCCCACAACCATTAAAGATCCcggaaagcagaaaaaaaaaaaaaatctacaagcAGATATGAAAGATATCATTCCTACAGAAATTTAACagattcaagaaatttaagttaCCATTCCTGATCTCCAGCAATGAATATTTTAGAATAGCATGACTCTTCTACCAAACTTGAGAAATTTGGAATCTTCCATTCATGTGTATGTGAGGATGTACCCTTTTTTAGTCTTAGACATTCACCGATGCCTGAGTTCTTGATGACAAAAACCTCCACACCGAAGACACACGTGTCATCAACAAGGTACCCGTTCGACTGATCCTTGAAATTTTCTAGAGGCACAAATCTTGGAATTCCCCACTTGGACCTCATTGCGCGAAACCTCGTAGAGCTCCCTTAATATCATAAGTGTATATTTTTTACAAAGTTACAACCAAAGTTGCATTTAGCATTTTGCTCGAAATTAATATGTGGAATTGGTTACCTTGTTTTACCAAGTATACGTCGCGAATTTGATCAAACACAAAGAACCTAACGATTGCATTCACGTCCGAGCCAACCTTCAAAGGACTGGTCTCGGAAACTGCCAGATATATAGACACATGACCTTCTCCATTTCTGCTCTTGTCTCCATTGGGATAGAGAATCAGTCTCCTGCAACAATAGACAACGTTTAAGCAGTAATAACCACAGATCTCATGCACacacattgagagagagagagagagcaccatTTGTGGCCTCCAGATTCAAAGTCATTAGTTTCATATATGTCCATGCCGTTGTCTGAAAACAGAGAGaaggacttaatcttgaacacATAATGTGCAGGTGAGACATCTGTGTACTCCGTAGTTATTCCTGCTCAGTTTAAATCAAGCCCAAttaacaaagagagagaaaccaacTGACGGGTTCATGTCcgagaatagaataaaaaaaaagaaaagaaattgtctCCGGATGTAGAAAAGCTAAATGCGAAGCTACGTACCATAATAAGCTTCGTCGTCCATTTCCCTGTCtttatatttctttcttcttctgtttctcgGACTTCTACTTCTGAAGATTCTTGATGGTTTCTGGTCAGCGGTGTTACGTACtgaatggaagaagaaataCAGCAAGgggcttcttcttgtttttccagGGTCGCTTCGTTTCTGgcaaaagaaatagaagagaAGGGCGTCGCCATCCAAATTGCTTTGCTTTTCAGCGACATTGCATTGAGATATTTAGTTATATTCTAGAGATTtttaggacattttttttttttctgattttcaatATCTCTTTTGATCATGCACATctgatttgttttcctttgataGTCATATAATAAAGCATGTAATCTATACAGGATTCAGTCTCTTCGTGTccgggaaaagaaagagaagagacgGGTGCGGCGATCCAAATTGCTTTGCTTTTCCCGAAAATGCCGTGTTAGAGAGATATTTAGATATATTCTAAAGATTTTTAGGATATTTCCTTGGATCAcatctgattttttaaaatcgagGAAATAATCTCTGCCTTTTCCAAAAATCCGGATTACGATGCAGTGGTGGCAAAGTTGGGGAGATTTTGAGCGATTTTCGACTAAGCACAGACAAAGAAGAGATGTCTCTCTGCCTCCGCAATGATGATTTCCTCAGACCGAAGCGTCTGAACCTtgtggagaaaaaaaataaaaaataaaaaataaaaaatcagtcTTTTTTTCTTACACCTCTCTCACACCAGCAAAGACAATCAGACCTATCAAGCATCATCATCTGCGCTGTAGCTACTTGGATAACCGTACAATGtcaaaaagaaacagagaagcAGCAGATTCAATTGCTGCTGAAGTTTTGAGACAAACATGATGGTAGTGGCTTGACGATATCTCTATCGATCTTCTGTGGGGGGGGGGTAGGGGGCGGTGGCGTTGTTCTTGAATTGAGCAGAGATAACTACGGAGACGAGAGAGATCTCGCCCACGCATTATGTGCTCGAGACGAGTCTTTCTCTCTATTGTAACAAAACGGCAAGTTTTACCATACAGAATCAAGAATTTATTAGCAAAAGTCTAATACCATCATTAGTGAGATCGTCAAAAGGGTTCTCAAATCAGAATCCATTAATATATCGAGCTCGATCCACCTTCACTTAAACGCTTAACCAATGAGTTGTGGGCTAACTAGGATAACGTTGACCACTTAGCACCATTACTAATTTTCTAATGTGGGACATCTCTAACATAACTCATATGCATCCTAACAATGCCAACCCTCAAAAGGAATCGGATTTGGAACCTCCAACCCAAACGACAGCTTTTCTAGAGGTTGTGTTGAGTTAGTCCACCGATTCTCGTTGAGAGAATTACCAGAAGTCATCTACTCCTCATAAACAGTTCCATCTTCGCCTCCCAACCGAATGGTGAAGCTTGCGTTAAATTTCTGCCCAAGATCAAGTTTTCCCTGAATCAGCCAAACAAAGATATATTGAATGGGGGGGGTTGGGTTCGTTTTTACAGCCCGTCAGAGTTAGCAAACGCGTGCATTCGTGAAGATTAGTCGAGTTGAGAAATTCCAATTACTTGCGCTATAAAAAGGGTCTTAGCAACTGTAACATTTGCTAATCGTACCTCACAAAGAAacattttgtttctctttgcCTTGATCGTGCATAACGTGAGAAGATCAAGCttagaaaatgagaaattttttcgTTATTTGGATGTTTAACGAGTGTCCCTACAGATCCAGTGCCTAAAGATGCAAAGCCAAAAAAAGTCCACATTGGTACcgtaattttcattttattcttcCGGTCTAAAGGAAAATCAGTGGGCTAGCGGGGGTTAATGCATAGGCAGGAAAAGAAGGAAGTTTTCAATGAAATGAACAGCAACTCTTTGACATCAACTAGAGCGCTTGGATCTAGAAAACAACATCCCCAGCATCACCTGACAACGGTTTAAAACATCTGATTGTACTATTATGGGCTGTGAAGTTGAACCTGTGAAGACTCTTTAGGTCGAGAACAGTATTCTTGTTCACAAACTTAGCATCTGCGCTTTTTCCTTGTCCATGGTATAGAAGCTCTACCTGCGAATTGTAGATCCGCAAAATGAAGTGACGAAGACTCTGTCGGCCATTTTGATTCTAAAAGTGACGCCCACTTTCGGGCTTTTAATCTAAAGAGGAGAGCAACATAGGAGTAATCAATCGTGACATGTtcgctgaaaaaaaaaaaatccttttgtaGCGATAGCAGTCTTTGAGAGGTAAGGCAGACAAAGAGTTTTCAGCTATATTGCCCACCTTGCCTTAAGAAGATCACGATCCTATGGTGAACAAACTATCAAAATACACTAATGACCCAGAAGTTCTGTAACGAGGGAAGTCCTAAcccaagaggaaaaaaagaaaaaaaacatgttcCAACCTTGGAACAAACATTATTTAGTGATTGATCATGTACTCAGCAACAAATCATGGCAGTTTACTCACTGTGCCAAGAACTTTCACTTCAGGCTCCACGACGCACACATCGCCAACTAAGTAATTTTGAACGGTTTTCAGCGGCAAGGAGGGCCAACCCCGTCCTTTATTTGGACCATTGAACCAATTAGAACCTGCAAAAGAAGTATTAGCTGCATTAATGAGAATGATGGTGGCAAACCAAATAAATCATATTAAATACTGACATTCCAGTTATCTTTCCATTCATTTTGATATAATTAAGCTTAGCTAAAGATTTTGTGCTCGCCATCCATTTTAGATCAGCAGTAACCACCTGTCCGCTGATGCATCTTGCCGTCTTTCCCTTTTAACCGAATGGCATAAGTGGCTTTGACTGTCTCATCAGCTGAATCTGCTAAACAAAGAAAATCGAAAGGTTTTCGTCCCAGATACGCCCAACACCCCTTGGATACAGATTTAACTTCCTGAACATAGGGAGAAACGCAACCAAGCAAAGATCAGGACAAAGGAATATGCAAAAGCAAaacaggaaaacaaaaaaggctaTGGGTAATATAAGAGGTACCAGTTGTGATTCCCCGCAGTGAGTACTTCAGAGTAGCACTCATTCCCCAAAGTAgagaagtttgatatcttccaTTCGTGACAAACAGAGTTCGGACTCGCTTTTAGTGTCAAGCATTCACCCAGACCTAAACTTTTGGCAACAAAAACCTCCACTCTGAACACACAAGTGTCATCAACAAGGTAGCCATTCAACGGATTGATGAAAGTTTTGAGTGGCATAAATCTTGGAATACCCCATTTGGACTTCATTGCATGAAACCTCCTGTTTTTCCCTGCAACATATGAAGCGAGAGTTCTCCAAGCAACCAGAGGTGTAAATCACTTTTTCTTTAAAAGGATGTTGGGAACAAAAGTTCCTTCTTTTATCAAGTAGTCATTGCGAATTTGATCAAACACGAAGAACCTAACAGTTGCATTTATCTCCCAGCCAACTTTCATAGGATTGGCGTCAGAAAGAGCCAGATATAGGGACACGTGTTCTCCCTTCTCGCTCTTGTCTCCATTAGGATAGAGAATCAATCTCCTACACAATGACAAAACACCAGGTTCAAGAAACATATACCGATGAAGAGTTTCCGTAGTTAGCTGAATAACGAATGGATTTGCCCGTTAAGAGATCTTCAATTTTGAGACCTTCGCGCAAACTTTCTCTCCTCACCAAACACGATTGGAGCCTCTGTTTCTTTCAATGAAGGACCGCATCACAATGCATAATTAGCGATTGTGTAGTCACCAATAATCGCATGAAACAACCCACCTTGACCACATCTTTGCTTGGATACCCGGATACACTAGATTCATCTGAGCCTCCTAAGCCGTGGATTCAATCAGAAACAACAACACAACCTAAAAGACACCCTCAAACCTTTTTTATGACAATAGATAAACCATAATCTTCGCTGTCAATGTTAAGAAACAATACAACCTGGACGACACCGAGCATGGAGtagcacaaaaaatttgtgcttgcagagacagagagagataaGAGAATACCACTTCTGGTCACCAACTTTGAACTCGTTTGTCTCGTACATGTTGATATCGTTCTTTGATAATAGAGAGAAAGACTCGATCTTGAACACATAATGCGCCGGCGATATCTCTCTCGTCTCCGTAGTTATCTCTGCTCAGTCCAAACCCcccgaaaatcacaaacagCGAAACAGCGATAAccccagaaagggaaaaagaaatcaactgAAGAAGATCAATAGACAAATTGTCAAGCCATAAAACTCAACAAGTTCATTTTTATTAGTTGCTTTAGGGTGAAACTCAAAGAGGGAAATGGTACCATAATGTGCGTCGCCCCCCATCAGCAGCATTTGGATCAgttgcttctctttttcttcacgTAGCTACAGCACAGATGATGCTTGATGGGTCTGATGGTGTTTGCTGACGTGAGTgagatgaaagaaaaaaaaagactgtttttcttcttttttttcagacGCTTCGTTCGGAGGAAATCATGATCGAGGAGGCAGAGAGATAGAGAACTGAAACTTTGGTTTGAATCGATTCATATTCAAactcctcttccttctcttgGCTCAGTTGAAAATCGCTCAAAATCTCCCAAACTTCGCCACCATTGCATCGTATAATCGTAATCCCAACTTTTTTGCAATCTTTGTacaatttttcttaaattttaaaattgccTTGTGCCATTCATTAGATAGAGAAGAACGCTAAGACTTCGTGATCCGCTGCCAAATTTACTTCAATTTAATGAGTATTcttaatatcaaaatatttattttgataacTTACCTCGTTTTCCTAGCAAAATTATCTAGTTTTTcctaacaaaatatttttttgataactcATGATAGCTatgcagagaaaaaaaaaatcagcgaATATAACAAGAATCTAAGTTTACgaggaaatttcaaaatttaaggaAGTTCGTGCAAAGATTGTGAAAAGTTGGGATTACGATTACGGTGCAATGGTGGGAAAGTATGGGGATGGGGGACTTTGAGCGATGACTGAGCCAAGAGACAGGAGAGGTTTGAATATGAATCGATCCAAACCAAAGTTTCAGTTATCTATCTCTCCGCTTCCTCAATCATGATTTCCTCCGAGCGAAGCGACTGAATCCTGGGAaacgggggaaaaaaaaaaagcagtcttttttcttccatctctctcaCACCAGCAAAGACCATCATACCCATCAAGCATCATCTGTGCTGTAGCTACTTGAATAACCATACAATGtcaaaaagaaacagagaagcATCGGACTCAATTGCTGCTGAAGTTTGCGACAAACATGATGGTACAATTTCTCTATCTGAGTTTCTCCCAAAACCCAGAAAATAAGATGAACTTGTGGAATTCTGTGGCTTGACGATATCTCGATCGATCTTCTTCAGTtggtttccttttccttttctggggTTTTTGTTGTTTCCACTGGTTGTGATTTTGGGGGGGTTTGCATTGACCAGAGATAACTTTCTCTCTATTGTCACAGAACAGAACCACATCAAACTGTATCTTGGAAATGAATCATGTGATTAATAATCTCTATTGATCCCCTCTACAACCATCATTCAATCGACTCTCAAACTTTGGTCAAGTTGAAAATCTCAAAACTTTAGAAAATGACTTCTTTAAAATTTACAGAGAAGCCAACGGTTCTATGTCCTCTCAAGTGTACCAACATAGTTCATATGCTGCATCAGTCTATCTTGTTGGTGGTAGAAAGACTGTCAATATACTaggatttttccaatttggagTTGCGGATATAATTCGCACTCGGGATCGAAGTAACTGTTAGAACTCGTGGGTTGATTGGTTCCTTCTGGTTTTGTTGATGCAGTGATGACGGAGCTTAGAGATGTCGCGCAGGCGCATTTTGTGCTCAAGATTAAGTCCTTCTCTTTGTTTGCCAAGAACAA
Protein-coding sequences here:
- the LOC115756272 gene encoding uncharacterized protein LOC115756272; translation: MKSKWGIPRFMPLKTFINPLNGYLVDDTCVFRVEVFVAKSLGLGECLTLKASPNSVCHEWKISNFSTLGNECYSEEVKSVSKGCWAYLGRKPFDFLCLADSADETVKATYAIRLKGKDGKMHQRTGSNWFNGPNKGRGWPSLPLKTVQNYLVGDVCVVEPEVKVLGTVELLYHGQGKSADAKFVNKNTVLDLKSLHRFNFTAHNSTIRCFKPLSGITTEYTDVSPAHYVFKIKSFSLFSDNGMDIYETNDFESGGHKWRLILYPNGDKSRNGEGHVSIYLAVSETSPLKVGSDVNAIVRFFVFDQIRDVYLVKQGSSTRFRAMRSKWGIPRFVPLENFKDQSNGYLVDDTCVFGVEVFVIKNSGIGECLRLKKGTSSHTHEWKIPNFSSLVEESCYSKIFIAGDQEWKVRLYPRGDWRERNKSLSIFLVLVDSKKLAPQVSARYSFRLRGQDGAVHEGPKGSRWFGRSSSSWGWSCFMLLERVRDFLVNDECVVEAEVTVLGTSGKLT